A single window of Bacteroidota bacterium DNA harbors:
- the hemG gene encoding protoporphyrinogen oxidase, translating into MHDKKIAILGAGISGLTTAWYLKKKGYDVTIYEKTDRPGGQIETELKGDYLLDKGTIAGIETNSLIPELVKELKLEDSFFYAGEKGNLKQAYIGSELYDLSMNPNNLLKFPLFSFKTKLKFFLEPFIPRSKRGAGLAVAPFIRRRLGEEFLKYVIEPFSSEVYAGDPERLSIEAAYPKLFDLEQKYGSIIKGFRKAPFQKDEKDEFAGSGKLFGFEKGMGQLTDALAKSLGIRINYLHDILKIEKSEDSFNLVINKKGDIKNQKFDVVVTALPAFVVSDSVKEMSEKLAGILDRVEYVPLTQVYMAFLKQDLEMTTKGYTVLIPATEKKDVLNIALVSDLLPGRCPEERRLFSVMMGGSRGKDILNLDPVEVKKKAITMVSEIFKAKDKPVFISVKSWKKAVPQYNTDHLSLMKSITEFENEHRGLFISGNFTGGVSIGDSILHSYRTAERVSRILQ; encoded by the coding sequence ATGCACGACAAAAAAATTGCGATTTTAGGAGCCGGAATTTCCGGATTAACAACAGCCTGGTACCTGAAAAAAAAGGGATATGATGTAACAATTTACGAAAAAACCGACAGACCCGGCGGTCAAATCGAGACGGAGCTAAAAGGTGATTATCTTCTTGACAAGGGAACCATCGCCGGTATCGAGACCAACAGCCTGATACCTGAACTTGTGAAGGAACTGAAGCTGGAGGATTCCTTTTTTTATGCAGGGGAAAAAGGGAACCTGAAGCAGGCATATATCGGCAGTGAGTTGTATGACCTCTCGATGAATCCAAACAATTTGCTGAAATTCCCCCTTTTCAGTTTCAAAACTAAATTGAAGTTTTTTCTGGAGCCGTTTATTCCCCGGTCAAAAAGGGGGGCGGGACTGGCAGTTGCCCCCTTCATCAGGAGGCGGCTGGGAGAGGAATTCCTGAAATATGTTATTGAGCCTTTTTCTTCGGAAGTGTATGCCGGTGATCCGGAGAGATTGAGTATTGAAGCCGCATATCCTAAACTTTTCGATCTGGAACAGAAATATGGCAGCATAATCAAGGGATTCAGGAAGGCACCATTTCAAAAAGATGAGAAAGATGAATTCGCAGGAAGCGGCAAGCTTTTCGGATTCGAAAAAGGGATGGGACAGCTTACTGATGCCCTGGCTAAGTCTCTTGGGATCAGAATCAATTACCTGCATGACATATTAAAAATTGAGAAGTCTGAAGATTCCTTTAATCTGGTAATCAACAAAAAAGGGGATATAAAGAACCAGAAGTTTGATGTTGTGGTGACGGCACTTCCGGCTTTTGTGGTCTCGGATTCAGTAAAAGAGATGTCGGAAAAACTCGCCGGTATTCTCGACAGGGTTGAATATGTCCCCCTGACTCAGGTTTATATGGCATTTCTGAAACAGGACCTCGAGATGACCACAAAAGGTTACACAGTTCTGATTCCGGCTACTGAAAAGAAAGATGTTTTGAATATTGCGCTTGTTTCCGATCTTCTGCCCGGCAGGTGTCCCGAAGAGAGAAGGCTTTTTTCGGTGATGATGGGCGGAAGCCGCGGGAAGGATATCTTAAATCTTGACCCTGTGGAAGTGAAGAAAAAGGCGATCACAATGGTGTCGGAGATTTTTAAGGCGAAGGACAAACCCGTTTTTATCTCGGTAAAAAGCTGGAAAAAGGCGGTTCCACAATATAATACGGATCATTTGAGTCTGATGAAAAGTATTACAGAATTCGAAAATGAGCACAGGGGTTTGTTTATTTCGGGCAATTTTACAGGTGGTGTATCCATTGGCGATTCAATCCTCCATTCTTACAGAACAGCAGAGCGGGTCTCCCGCATTTTGCAATAA
- a CDS encoding cytochrome C, translated as MSRYCILIFLLVSTGYAQFSPGDLTTAHSNLEGMSNCNSCHTSGDEVTNTKCLTCHTEISALGNAGRGLHAREARGKMCYACHSEHHGRGYKIINFVQNGFDHSRAGYELQGKHKQLSCAGCHQAKFIKGKAAKRAGRTFLGLEQNCLGCHTDYHQGTLGNSCTGCHSQYAFKPASGFNHASAQFKLTGAHTRVDCYRCHTTTVRNGKEFKVFKGIQFASCTNCHKDVHDGKFGNNCTDCHSTDNFKNIKLNGFDHDKTGYKLLGQHRVVKCGGCHGTDLNSKPAHENCTSCHKDYHKGEFAVEGKPKDCTNCHTVDGFAPSLYTFSQHQETRFPLLGSHRAQSCQSCHYTNKEWKFKKESIECASCHQNIHGQEISNKFMGQNQCANCHNVDSWMKYKFEHEKTDFQLTGKHSNRKCYDCHKKDETATPPVREFASLETNCESCHKEVHNYQFKETGKNDCLKCHTTANWLPEKFDHEKTKFSLSGAHSLLDCQKCHKETTRDGVRFIKYKIEDFKCAACHS; from the coding sequence TTGTCCCGTTATTGTATTTTAATATTTCTGCTCGTATCCACGGGGTACGCACAGTTTTCACCGGGTGACCTCACCACAGCCCATTCAAATCTTGAAGGAATGAGCAACTGTAACAGTTGCCACACTTCAGGAGACGAGGTCACGAACACCAAGTGTCTGACATGCCACACAGAGATTTCCGCACTCGGAAATGCCGGCAGGGGTCTCCATGCCCGTGAAGCCAGAGGAAAGATGTGTTATGCATGCCACAGCGAACACCATGGCAGAGGCTACAAAATAATCAACTTCGTTCAAAACGGTTTTGACCACTCCCGTGCAGGATACGAATTGCAAGGGAAACACAAACAACTCTCTTGTGCCGGCTGTCATCAGGCAAAATTTATTAAAGGAAAAGCTGCAAAAAGAGCGGGAAGAACCTTTCTCGGTCTCGAACAAAACTGCCTCGGCTGTCACACAGATTATCATCAGGGTACTCTTGGAAACAGTTGTACCGGTTGTCACTCGCAATATGCTTTTAAACCCGCCTCGGGATTCAACCATGCATCCGCACAATTTAAATTGACGGGAGCTCACACAAGGGTTGACTGTTACAGATGCCACACCACGACGGTAAGAAACGGCAAGGAATTCAAGGTCTTCAAAGGAATTCAATTCGCTTCTTGCACAAACTGCCACAAGGATGTTCATGACGGAAAATTCGGGAACAACTGTACCGATTGCCACTCGACCGACAACTTCAAAAATATAAAACTAAACGGATTTGACCATGACAAGACCGGCTATAAACTTCTCGGACAGCACCGGGTGGTTAAGTGTGGTGGTTGTCACGGTACCGACCTTAATTCCAAACCTGCTCACGAAAACTGCACCAGTTGCCACAAAGATTATCACAAGGGCGAGTTTGCTGTGGAAGGGAAACCGAAGGATTGCACAAACTGTCACACCGTTGATGGCTTCGCTCCGTCACTCTACACTTTTTCACAGCACCAGGAAACCAGATTCCCGCTCCTCGGCTCACACAGGGCACAATCGTGTCAGAGCTGCCACTACACAAACAAAGAGTGGAAGTTTAAAAAAGAGAGTATTGAATGTGCGAGCTGTCACCAGAACATCCACGGACAGGAGATCTCCAATAAATTTATGGGACAGAATCAATGTGCAAACTGTCACAATGTCGATAGCTGGATGAAGTATAAATTCGAGCACGAAAAAACAGATTTTCAGTTGACCGGGAAGCACAGCAACAGAAAATGTTACGATTGCCACAAAAAAGATGAGACAGCCACTCCTCCTGTGCGAGAGTTTGCTTCATTGGAAACCAACTGTGAAAGCTGTCATAAAGAGGTACACAACTACCAGTTCAAAGAGACAGGAAAGAACGATTGTCTCAAGTGTCATACCACTGCAAACTGGCTTCCTGAGAAGTTTGATCACGAGAAGACCAAATTTTCACTCTCGGGAGCACATTCACTGCTGGATTGCCAAAAATGCCATAAAGAAACGACCCGCGACGGGGTCAGGTTCATCAAATACAAGATAGAAGATTTCAAATGCGCTGCCTGTCACTCATAA
- a CDS encoding glycogen synthase yields the protein MRIAFVSPEVFPYAKVGGLGDVSGALPKALQKLGHSVKVFLPRYSAINFDGIDLEYTEQVGEMPIRVAGKVYNTRLFKTIMEGSRVEVYFVDCPWYYDRKNHEGKPVIYTDHPDEDERFIHFTKSVIEALQRMQWAPDVINVNDWPTALLPLLMKDNYSWDRFYDRVATVISIHNIGYQGRFPKETMHKAEIRKDLFFDNSPIEVWGSICFLKAGLMYADSINTVSPTYAMEITTSEYGEGLEGVLHYRINDFWGILNGVDYSVWNPEKDDLIPYEFTKDDLSGKYENKKYLLSKLGQEYHPNVPLIGIISRLVSQKGFDLIADSINELMSFNAQWVVLGNGEYRFEELFRFLAQTYPHKFSFLNAKDERAAHLIEAASDIFLMPSKYEPCGLNQIYSLKYGTVPIVRRTGGLADTVFDWDESRHHGSFAGNGFSFYDYTGQALVSSVERALKCYHQKSIWNQIVHNGMISNYSWKQSARQYEKMYEHAIQKRRG from the coding sequence ATGCGAATAGCTTTTGTCTCACCTGAAGTTTTTCCTTACGCAAAAGTTGGCGGACTTGGTGATGTATCGGGTGCACTTCCGAAGGCACTTCAAAAACTTGGTCACTCGGTTAAAGTTTTCCTTCCCCGCTACTCCGCGATAAATTTCGACGGGATTGACCTCGAATATACCGAACAGGTTGGCGAAATGCCGATAAGAGTTGCCGGCAAAGTATATAATACGAGGCTTTTCAAAACGATTATGGAGGGCTCCCGTGTGGAAGTATATTTTGTTGACTGCCCATGGTACTACGACAGAAAGAACCACGAGGGGAAGCCGGTAATCTATACTGATCATCCTGATGAAGACGAGAGATTCATCCATTTTACAAAATCTGTAATCGAAGCTCTTCAAAGGATGCAGTGGGCGCCTGATGTAATAAATGTAAACGACTGGCCCACAGCACTTTTGCCCCTTCTCATGAAAGATAATTACAGTTGGGATCGTTTTTATGATCGTGTCGCCACCGTTATTTCAATCCATAATATTGGATATCAGGGGCGGTTCCCAAAAGAGACGATGCACAAAGCGGAAATTAGAAAAGACCTTTTCTTCGACAACAGTCCGATAGAAGTATGGGGCTCCATCTGTTTTCTGAAAGCCGGACTGATGTATGCTGATTCGATAAATACCGTAAGCCCCACATACGCAATGGAAATCACCACTTCAGAATACGGCGAGGGTCTGGAGGGAGTGCTTCACTACAGAATCAATGATTTCTGGGGAATCCTCAATGGTGTAGACTACAGTGTGTGGAACCCGGAAAAAGACGATCTGATCCCATATGAATTTACAAAAGACGATCTTTCGGGGAAATATGAGAACAAAAAATATCTCCTCTCGAAACTCGGACAGGAATATCACCCCAATGTCCCGCTGATTGGAATTATCTCCCGTCTCGTCAGTCAGAAAGGATTTGATCTTATTGCGGACTCTATAAATGAGCTTATGTCATTCAACGCCCAGTGGGTGGTACTCGGAAATGGAGAATACCGCTTTGAAGAGCTTTTCAGGTTTTTGGCACAGACATATCCGCACAAATTCTCATTCCTGAATGCAAAAGACGAGAGGGCGGCACATCTCATCGAAGCTGCAAGCGATATATTTCTGATGCCCTCAAAGTATGAGCCTTGCGGATTGAACCAGATTTACAGTCTGAAATATGGAACGGTTCCCATCGTGAGAAGAACGGGAGGACTTGCAGACACCGTTTTCGACTGGGACGAAAGCAGGCATCACGGTTCATTTGCGGGGAACGGATTCAGCTTCTACGACTACACCGGTCAGGCTCTCGTCTCCAGTGTGGAAAGAGCCCTGAAGTGCTACCACCAAAAATCGATCTGGAATCAGATAGTCCACAATGGTATGATCAGCAATTATTCGTGGAAACAGTCAGCCCGCCAGTATGAAAAGATGTATGAGCACGCGATTCAGAAAAGAAGGGGCTAG
- a CDS encoding OmpA family protein, with protein sequence MRKATLMLVLLAIVFAGSAAQAQSLSTKVHFGIEGNAILPQNEFTEKSINGGFRGFFRYGFNDTWRVEFGAGYLKYAGKDFVSADYETDVIPIDLRLLWFPFGFERLSPYAYVGAGALHFNNIKVPRSFSIQFPQKGVEKTGWTGVFPAGLGVDYAVSENIQIGATAGFNYTLSDDLNHYIDGSPKDVYFNGGLHLIFGGTNINKDSDGDGLLDKDEIYIYKTDPMKADTDGDGLNDGDEVLKHKTNPLVADTDGDGLKDGEEVLKYNTNPLKADTDGDGLKDGEEVLKHKTDPLKADTDGDKLNDFDEVTKYNTNPLKVDTDGDTLSDYDEVMTHKTNPLKADTDGDGLNDAEELNQYKTNPLKADTDGDKLEDGKEISQFKTDPLKMDTDGDGLNDFDELMTYKTNPLKADTDGGTVNDKVEVDRGTDPLDASDDIIKMNVPMVLEGIVFETGSAKISPASETTLNKALKTLTAYQDISVEIQGHTDNVGSKPFNQKLSQDRAESVMNWLISKGVDAKRMTAKGFGPDKPLVPNDSDANRQKNRRIEFVRTK encoded by the coding sequence ATGAGGAAAGCAACTCTCATGTTGGTCTTGTTGGCAATTGTTTTTGCCGGCTCAGCAGCTCAGGCTCAGAGCTTAAGTACAAAAGTACATTTTGGTATTGAAGGCAATGCCATCTTGCCACAGAATGAATTCACAGAAAAATCGATCAACGGAGGCTTCAGAGGCTTCTTCAGATACGGTTTTAACGACACATGGCGTGTGGAATTCGGTGCCGGATATCTTAAGTATGCCGGTAAGGATTTCGTTTCCGCCGACTATGAAACCGATGTCATTCCGATAGACCTGAGACTTCTTTGGTTCCCCTTCGGATTTGAAAGACTTTCACCTTATGCCTATGTAGGTGCAGGTGCTCTTCATTTCAACAACATCAAAGTTCCAAGATCGTTCAGCATCCAGTTCCCGCAAAAAGGTGTTGAAAAAACTGGTTGGACAGGTGTTTTCCCTGCCGGTCTCGGTGTTGATTATGCTGTGAGTGAAAATATTCAGATCGGTGCAACTGCCGGTTTCAACTACACACTCTCCGATGATTTGAACCACTATATCGATGGCAGCCCGAAAGATGTTTACTTCAATGGCGGTCTCCACCTGATCTTCGGCGGAACTAACATCAATAAAGATTCCGACGGCGACGGACTCCTCGACAAAGATGAAATCTACATCTACAAAACCGACCCGATGAAAGCTGACACCGATGGTGACGGACTTAATGACGGCGATGAAGTTCTTAAACATAAAACCAATCCGCTCGTAGCTGATACTGATGGTGACGGATTAAAAGATGGTGAAGAAGTTCTTAAATACAACACCAACCCTCTGAAAGCTGACACCGATGGTGACGGATTAAAAGATGGTGAAGAAGTTCTTAAACACAAAACCGATCCATTAAAAGCTGATACAGATGGTGACAAACTGAATGACTTCGACGAAGTTACCAAATACAACACCAATCCGCTTAAAGTTGATACCGATGGCGATACCCTCTCAGATTATGATGAGGTTATGACACACAAAACCAATCCGCTTAAAGCTGATACCGACGGTGATGGTCTCAATGACGCTGAAGAACTCAATCAGTACAAAACCAATCCACTTAAAGCTGACACAGACGGTGACAAACTTGAAGACGGCAAGGAAATCAGCCAGTTCAAAACCGATCCTCTTAAGATGGATACCGATGGTGACGGACTCAACGACTTCGACGAGTTGATGACATACAAAACCAATCCATTAAAAGCTGACACCGATGGTGGAACAGTTAATGATAAAGTTGAAGTTGACAGAGGAACAGATCCTCTCGATGCCAGCGATGATATCATCAAAATGAATGTTCCTATGGTTCTTGAAGGAATCGTTTTTGAAACCGGAAGTGCCAAGATTTCACCTGCATCAGAAACAACCCTCAACAAAGCTCTCAAAACTTTGACTGCTTACCAGGACATTTCTGTTGAAATCCAGGGACATACTGATAATGTTGGTTCGAAACCTTTCAACCAGAAACTTTCTCAGGACAGAGCAGAGTCAGTTATGAACTGGCTTATCTCCAAAGGCGTTGACGCCAAGAGAATGACTGCAAAAGGCTTCGGTCCCGACAAACCACTCGTTCCAAACGATTCTGATGCCAACAGACAGAAAAACAGAAGAATTGAGTTCGTAAGAACCAAGTAG
- a CDS encoding tetratricopeptide repeat protein, with product MKFNKMYVYILLLVFAVAGVVIFSSLSGKKTKEAPALSEGTPVPGDDLHKGMGDGSAGNPGAGNVKDEIKQKMADLEKAANENPNDTTKLLEYAEFMGMAHKPDKAIDGYTRYLKINPKNVEVLVALSSLYFQKKDFTNSLATINKAVALDPKNTEAIFYLGFVENGTGNKAKAKQIWEKLIKDFPGSSGAALATEELKK from the coding sequence ATGAAATTTAACAAGATGTATGTTTACATTTTACTTTTGGTTTTTGCAGTTGCAGGAGTCGTTATTTTTTCCTCACTGTCGGGTAAAAAAACAAAAGAGGCACCCGCCCTTTCGGAAGGAACCCCTGTTCCCGGAGATGATCTCCACAAGGGGATGGGTGATGGCAGTGCAGGTAACCCGGGTGCAGGAAATGTAAAAGACGAGATTAAGCAGAAAATGGCTGATCTCGAAAAAGCTGCCAATGAGAACCCGAATGACACAACAAAACTTCTCGAGTATGCAGAGTTCATGGGAATGGCACACAAGCCTGACAAAGCCATTGACGGTTACACCCGGTACCTGAAAATAAATCCGAAAAATGTTGAAGTGCTGGTTGCCCTAAGCAGTCTCTACTTCCAAAAGAAGGATTTTACAAACTCCCTTGCGACAATCAACAAGGCGGTTGCTCTCGATCCTAAGAACACAGAAGCGATTTTTTACCTGGGATTTGTTGAAAACGGGACAGGTAACAAAGCCAAAGCCAAACAGATCTGGGAAAAACTGATAAAAGATTTCCCCGGAAGTTCGGGCGCGGCTCTGGCAACCGAAGAACTTAAAAAGTAA
- the dapF gene encoding diaminopimelate epimerase — protein MRFFNFSKMDGAGNDFIVVDALEGNLPALSSEDIISLCDRKKGVGADGILILNRGEETPVSVDFYNSDGKRGSLCGNGARCVIRYCSGKDLFSGGELRFKFGEKVYSGRIDESGQPVFFMARPAKLKTGFRIKARGSLITSHYCDTGSPHVIINIEDVPLDPKNPFTGFSELDSFPVLDLGREIRHHNDFAPGGVNVNFVRYIDKNSLEIRTFERGVEDETDACGTGSTAAAIVFYALGKCEPPVNLKTKSGDTLTINFEIIDNKLENLSLTGPAEINFHGTVELK, from the coding sequence ATGAGATTTTTTAATTTTTCCAAAATGGACGGTGCCGGCAACGATTTTATAGTTGTCGATGCTCTTGAAGGTAACCTGCCTGCTCTTTCTTCCGAGGATATTATATCACTTTGCGACCGAAAAAAAGGGGTGGGAGCAGACGGTATATTGATCCTTAACAGAGGAGAAGAAACCCCGGTTTCAGTCGATTTTTACAATTCCGACGGGAAAAGAGGATCACTCTGTGGAAATGGTGCCCGGTGTGTAATCCGTTACTGTAGCGGGAAGGACCTTTTTTCTGGAGGAGAGCTCCGTTTCAAGTTTGGTGAAAAGGTCTATTCGGGCAGAATCGATGAAAGCGGACAGCCTGTGTTTTTTATGGCACGACCTGCAAAATTAAAAACCGGTTTCAGGATAAAAGCCCGTGGCAGTCTGATAACCTCTCATTATTGTGATACCGGCTCACCTCATGTGATAATAAATATTGAAGATGTACCACTCGACCCAAAAAATCCATTTACAGGGTTTTCGGAACTCGACAGTTTTCCTGTTTTAGACCTTGGAAGAGAAATCAGGCATCACAACGATTTTGCACCGGGTGGTGTAAATGTAAATTTTGTCAGGTACATCGATAAAAATTCGCTTGAGATCAGGACATTCGAACGGGGCGTGGAAGATGAGACAGACGCATGCGGCACCGGTTCCACAGCGGCAGCAATTGTCTTTTATGCTCTCGGAAAGTGTGAACCGCCCGTGAATCTGAAGACTAAAAGCGGCGACACACTCACAATAAATTTTGAAATAATTGATAACAAATTAGAAAACCTGAGTTTGACGGGTCCCGCGGAAATCAATTTTCACGGTACAGTTGAACTTAAATAA
- a CDS encoding NAD(P)-binding domain-containing protein yields the protein MNEVFLEETGGYLFALLLIFFVTFFYLRSKSKTSKKNVKKIEDAKNLGLYEPVSLHPFVNSNICIGSGACIEACPEKDILCIVNGQATTVNASRCVGHGACFHACPVQAIALYIGTEKRGVDLPHVSQEFETNVPMLFIAGELGGMGLIRNAVEQGKQAVSYLGKKMKKDHKAEFDVIVIGSGPAGISATLRSAELGLKYKTLEQDTVGGTVYSFPRAKIVMTSPMDLPLKGKVKLTETNKDQLITLWHDVIKKNNIKIDENEKVESISKEGEIFKVTTVRGEYTSFSVILAIGRRGSPRKLGVAGENKEKVFYRLLEPEHIENKKILVVGGGDSAIESAILLAQGTNKVSLSYRSDSFSRIKPKNLDNINTYTGNGKITMLFSTNVVEIKDSSVVLNRGGNPEDLFEIENDLVYIFAGGELPTKFLEKAGVKITKKFGEAILSHD from the coding sequence TTGAACGAAGTATTTCTCGAAGAAACGGGCGGATACCTTTTCGCCCTTCTTCTTATCTTTTTCGTTACTTTCTTTTACCTCAGAAGTAAAAGCAAAACCTCAAAGAAAAATGTTAAAAAGATTGAGGATGCAAAAAACCTCGGTCTTTATGAGCCCGTCTCACTCCATCCTTTTGTAAATTCCAACATCTGCATCGGAAGTGGTGCCTGCATCGAGGCATGTCCCGAGAAAGATATCCTTTGCATTGTTAACGGCCAGGCAACCACGGTAAATGCTTCACGGTGTGTAGGTCACGGTGCCTGTTTTCATGCATGTCCTGTTCAGGCTATTGCCCTTTACATCGGAACCGAAAAACGGGGTGTTGACCTTCCTCATGTCAGTCAGGAATTTGAAACCAATGTACCGATGCTTTTTATAGCCGGCGAACTGGGAGGCATGGGACTGATAAGAAATGCAGTTGAACAGGGAAAACAGGCGGTTTCGTATCTTGGCAAGAAGATGAAAAAAGACCATAAAGCAGAATTTGATGTAATTGTTATCGGATCCGGTCCTGCCGGCATTTCCGCAACCCTCAGGAGTGCCGAACTGGGGTTAAAATATAAAACCCTCGAGCAGGATACCGTTGGTGGCACAGTTTACAGTTTCCCCAGAGCTAAAATAGTGATGACCTCGCCGATGGATCTCCCTTTGAAAGGAAAAGTAAAACTGACCGAGACAAACAAGGATCAGTTGATAACCCTTTGGCACGATGTGATCAAAAAAAATAATATAAAAATAGATGAAAATGAGAAGGTGGAATCGATCTCGAAAGAGGGAGAGATATTTAAAGTGACAACCGTCAGGGGCGAGTATACTTCTTTTTCCGTAATTTTGGCAATTGGAAGAAGAGGTTCTCCCAGAAAACTCGGGGTTGCAGGTGAAAACAAGGAAAAGGTTTTCTACAGACTCCTTGAACCCGAGCATATTGAGAACAAAAAAATACTTGTAGTAGGTGGTGGCGACTCAGCCATTGAGTCAGCAATACTCCTCGCCCAAGGCACAAATAAAGTCAGCTTGTCATACCGGTCTGATTCTTTTTCGAGGATCAAACCAAAAAATCTTGATAACATAAATACATACACTGGCAATGGAAAGATAACGATGCTTTTCAGTACCAATGTTGTTGAAATCAAAGACTCCTCCGTGGTATTGAACCGGGGAGGAAATCCGGAAGATCTTTTCGAAATTGAAAACGATCTTGTTTACATATTTGCCGGAGGTGAACTTCCGACGAAATTCCTGGAAAAAGCCGGAGTAAAGATAACCAAGAAATTTGGCGAAGCTATTCTAAGTCACGATTAA